One window of Nicotiana tomentosiformis chromosome 11, ASM39032v3, whole genome shotgun sequence genomic DNA carries:
- the LOC138901521 gene encoding uncharacterized protein encodes MEPKKKARTGQRANVTPRVTVDPIIDDVGEHLRSENIPPITTLPNSTTTDQTTLVPTPTEVASQAQRSNVAPISSSQPGDSTSSRVNRFLQLDPLVFMGTNPEENPQNFIDEMHKTLRVMRATETEAVELASYLLKEVAYSWFELWEESREERSPPVRWGEFADAFIDHFLPAETKGLSPLVINEATTAALNSDMTYGKMVAFAQATETRKLRNIIEREGSNKARSTGKFGGSSGGGRTVKFEFPNEPVIEWKGDDVVLKGRYISYLKATKMINKGCIYYLVRVTNTDVEAPTLEFVPVVNDFPGVFTDELPGIPPDREIDFGIDVMPDTHPIFIPPYRMAPAELKELKEQLRDLLEKGFIRPSVSPWGAPVLFIRKKYGSLKMCIDYQQLNKVTIKNNYPTAKDR; translated from the exons AtggaacctaagaagaaggcaagaactggccaaagagccaatgtcaccccaagagtgacagttgatcctataattgatgatgtgggtgagcacctgaggagtgagaatattcctccaattACTACATTGCctaactctactacaactgatcagaccacacttgtccctacacctactgaag TGGcatcccaggcccagagatcaaatgttgcacccatttcttccagtcagccaggggattctactagttccagggtgaacaggtttctccagttggatcctctagtgttcatgggtactaacccagaggaaaaTCCCCAgaacttcattgatgagatgcacaagactctccgagttatgcgtgctactgagacagaggcggtggaattggcctcctacctcctgaaagaggtggcatattcttggttcgaactatgggaggagtcccgtgaagaaagGAGCCCTCCGGTGAGGTGGGGTGAatttgccgatgccttcattgatcatttcttgcctgccgagactaag ggacttagtcccttggtaattaatgaggctactacagctgccttgaattctgatatgaccTATGGAAaaatggtggcattcgctcaagcaaCAGAGACTCGCAAATTAAGGAACATAATtgagcgagagggtagtaataaggcccggtctacgggaaaatttggtggttcttctggtggtggcag gactgttaagttcgaatttccaaacgagccagttattgagtggaagggtgatgatgtagttctAAAGGGTAGGtatatttcctaccttaaggccactaagatgatcaacaagggatgtatttactatttggtccgggttacgaacaccgatgttgaggcacctacacttgagtttgtgcctgttgtgaatgattTTCCAGGAGTCTTtacggatgaactccctgggatcccaccagacagggagattgattttgggattgatgtgatgccagacacgcatcctatatttATTCCAccatacagaatggcaccggcagaattgaaggagctaaaggaacaattgagagatttgttagaaaagggttttatccggccaagtgtgtcgccttggggtgcaccggtccttTTTATAAGAAAGAAATATGGGTCACTgaaaatgtgtattgactatcagcagcttaataaggtcacaatcaagaataactaccccactgccaaggatagatga